Within the Drosophila miranda strain MSH22 chromosome Y unlocalized genomic scaffold, D.miranda_PacBio2.1 Contig_Y2_pilon, whole genome shotgun sequence genome, the region TCTGTAACGGACTCGGGATCGCTTGGAGGGGGTGTCGGCTTCAACCAGCAGTGGTAGGTGGCCAGGGagacaccgcagggcggaggcTTCGCCAACAAGTCCTCAGTGCCTTCTTCCTCTTCGCACTTCTCTGGATCCTTGGCGGAAGGCACCTCCTCAACCACGGGCTTGATCGGCTTGAAGGGAGCCAAGTAGGTGAAGAGATGAGGGAAGGCGCGCTGCTTGATCTCGCAGGTGCAGCGGCACTGGAAGAGCGCCTCCTCCTCTTCGGAGTTGGGGGTCATGCTTGCCTCCTCCTCCGGCTCATCCACCGGCTCCTCGCCCACCCGGGGCCAGTCGCGGAACGGAGCCAGCCAACAGTAGTCAGTGTCGTGGTCCTCAATGCCGGTGGCCGACAGCCTCTCCCCGTGGTGCTCCTCCTCCCCAGCCCCCTCATCGTAAGCAGGCTGGCAGGTGCAGATGTCGCAGGTGCAGGTGCATTCGGGATCGCAGGGCAGGTCGTCCTTGTGGCAGGGAGGACAGATGACCTCGATGGGAGGGAACGGAACTCGGTGCTCCTTGaactgctcctcctcctcgtcgtaGCGGAGCCAGCGGCACACATACGGCTCCTGGCTGCACTCGCACTGCAGCTTCCGAGGCTTGCCTTGGAGCTCTGCACAGTTGGTGGTTTACTCGAGGACTTCTTCTGGATTACTTTCTTCAGTCCATAGTTGTATCGGGACGACTTTGAGCTGATCTCGCTGGCCGGCCCTGTCGGAGGCCCTTCATTCACGATGATCTCTTTCACTTGGACGGAAAGCTGACTGGGACCACGGCCGTTGCGGAGGGTTCACTGCTGGGAGCCATGTTCTGCTTCAGGAA harbors:
- the LOC117193933 gene encoding proline-, glutamic acid- and leucine-rich protein 1-like, with product MHSEMLSCVSCVYKSLYDVLCTRVIWDDENHCRCAWTSAVPSQISTISTMTAEIEVLFLKQNMAPSKLQGKPRKLQCECSQEPYVCRWLRYDEEEEQFKEHRVPFPPIEPAYDEGAGEEEHHGERLSATGIEDHDTDYCWLAPFRDWPRVGEEPVDEPEEEASMTPNSEEEEALFQCRCTCEIKQRAFPHLFTYLAPFKPIKPVVEEVPSAKDPEKCEEEEGTEDLLAKPPPCGVSLATYHCWLKPTPPPSDPESVTEEQPHIAVLAQGAKPKVAGISMDVTVKGQHHQKGSDVAKPSGPAPASKSRRSTTKTPNLRISMPAQAAAPKAPPKPAPTAVPAPALAPAPVATPPAAKPPPTQAPAQVNQEEKLTEEDILNIIGL